The Nitrospirota bacterium genome includes a window with the following:
- a CDS encoding methyltransferase yields the protein MSRELSLAEIFQLGYYWETKILLTAVRLDVFSALDGKRKTLPEVAGRLGAHEQTLGLLLNALVAMRLLDKNGDSYGNSTAAATHLVRNSSQYIGHLLLLHDAEWDNWGKLEQTIRTGQRSVDRHVFETDPELGTNVLAVLHRIGQQSGPDFAKRLQLSGPVRLLDLGGGAGTNAIAFCQAYPELTATVFDLPATLRLTERTVKETGLESRISLLPGDFNKDGLGGPYDVALMSDILHYQDFATNAALVKRVLAHLAPGGRLVIKDRFLNEAGTGPAWTTAFAVHILVNTERGGCYKTTDAMQWMKDAGFSTVTELEPSAAVQGVKAREA from the coding sequence GTGTCACGGGAACTGTCGCTCGCGGAAATCTTTCAGCTGGGGTACTACTGGGAGACCAAGATTCTATTGACTGCCGTCCGGCTGGATGTGTTTTCCGCTTTGGATGGGAAGCGGAAGACTCTCCCGGAAGTAGCTGGTCGCCTGGGCGCGCATGAGCAGACCTTGGGATTATTGTTGAATGCTCTGGTCGCGATGCGACTATTGGATAAGAACGGGGATTCTTACGGAAATTCGACCGCCGCTGCCACGCATCTGGTCCGCAACTCGTCCCAATATATCGGCCATCTCCTGTTGCTGCACGATGCGGAATGGGACAACTGGGGCAAGCTGGAGCAGACGATTCGCACGGGCCAGCGATCGGTCGACCGGCATGTCTTCGAGACAGACCCTGAGTTGGGCACCAATGTGCTAGCGGTCCTCCATCGGATCGGGCAGCAGAGTGGGCCTGATTTTGCCAAACGGCTGCAGCTGAGCGGGCCGGTTCGGCTCTTGGATTTGGGGGGCGGAGCCGGGACCAACGCGATTGCCTTTTGCCAGGCCTATCCGGAGCTGACCGCGACGGTGTTCGATTTGCCTGCGACGCTCCGACTGACGGAACGAACGGTGAAAGAGACCGGTTTGGAATCCAGGATTAGCCTGCTCCCAGGCGATTTCAATAAAGATGGACTCGGTGGACCCTACGATGTGGCCTTGATGTCCGACATTCTGCACTATCAAGACTTTGCCACGAATGCCGCATTGGTGAAGAGGGTGCTGGCCCATTTGGCGCCGGGCGGCCGGTTGGTCATCAAGGATCGATTCTTAAACGAAGCAGGAACCGGTCCTGCCTGGACCACCGCCTTTGCGGTCCATATTCTGGTGAACACGGAACGGGGCGGCTGCTACAAGACGACAGATGCGATGCAGTGGATGAAGGACGCAGGTTTTTCAACCGTGACAGAGTTGGAGCCCTCAGCGGCGGTGCAGGGCGTGAAAGCTCGTGAAGCGTGA
- a CDS encoding HEAT repeat domain-containing protein encodes MRCRRSCRVNLLAAVAVACVSLWSGTGYAGTASVPKAAQEAFEKKDYAQALEQLAKLEKDQAAAPDVRRLKIRSFLKLGNPKDALGEYDKLELALKQDDLPLLREVAMGFIVVMVKDMRDQMRGAAYTALKEVDSDETIPYFEDGLSDGSGPVRVLAVEGLGRSEAGRKSMKLRGAIEDQAGLVKARVVKALGKTGDLSVLPIVEAATKDELSTVRIAAYSALIRLGKKEAWTQLQQAAESLNPEDRADAIRTIVDLNDQRGVPIMIESLTYKQPSVRGAAARGLGHLGRKEVRGQIEQLLKDPIPGVRESAIGSLADMGGTESVPAITRSLGDGSFTVRASAIAALLQLGQPYRTVAPTAQALAQQNDTAMRASVAYALGKATKPNVSDAIALLTSLTADPLPGPKIVAIRSLGHVGDRELVPLMKEALHDTNDAVRATAAGALLHLLQLKK; translated from the coding sequence ATGAGGTGCAGGCGTTCGTGCCGGGTGAATCTGCTTGCCGCAGTGGCGGTGGCCTGCGTTTCTCTTTGGAGTGGAACGGGCTATGCCGGAACGGCATCTGTGCCCAAGGCGGCGCAAGAGGCCTTCGAGAAGAAAGACTATGCCCAGGCGCTGGAGCAGTTGGCCAAGTTGGAGAAGGACCAGGCCGCCGCTCCGGACGTGCGCCGTCTCAAGATCCGCTCGTTCCTCAAGCTCGGGAATCCCAAAGATGCGCTCGGTGAGTACGACAAGCTGGAACTCGCGCTGAAACAAGACGACTTGCCTCTTCTGCGAGAGGTGGCGATGGGATTCATCGTCGTCATGGTGAAGGACATGCGCGATCAAATGCGCGGAGCGGCCTATACCGCGCTGAAAGAGGTGGATTCGGACGAGACGATTCCCTATTTCGAGGATGGCTTGAGCGACGGGTCCGGGCCGGTCCGGGTGCTCGCGGTCGAGGGGCTCGGTCGATCCGAGGCCGGTCGGAAATCGATGAAACTGCGCGGGGCCATCGAGGATCAAGCAGGGTTAGTCAAAGCGCGGGTCGTGAAGGCGCTTGGCAAAACGGGAGACCTTAGCGTGCTGCCGATCGTTGAGGCGGCAACGAAAGACGAGTTGAGCACGGTTCGTATTGCGGCCTATAGCGCCTTGATCCGGCTTGGCAAGAAAGAGGCCTGGACGCAATTGCAGCAGGCAGCAGAGTCGCTGAATCCGGAGGATCGAGCCGATGCCATTCGCACGATCGTCGACCTGAACGACCAGCGAGGCGTCCCCATCATGATCGAGTCGTTAACCTACAAGCAGCCCTCCGTTCGCGGCGCTGCCGCTCGCGGGCTTGGGCATCTCGGACGAAAAGAGGTGCGGGGACAAATCGAGCAGCTCCTGAAAGATCCGATTCCCGGCGTGCGCGAATCGGCGATCGGGAGCTTGGCGGATATGGGGGGGACGGAATCGGTACCGGCCATCACCAGGTCGCTCGGCGACGGCAGTTTTACGGTCCGCGCCTCGGCAATTGCCGCCTTGCTTCAGCTGGGCCAACCCTATCGGACTGTGGCGCCCACTGCACAAGCGCTGGCTCAGCAGAACGATACGGCGATGCGGGCGTCCGTCGCCTATGCCCTGGGGAAGGCGACCAAGCCCAACGTGTCCGATGCCATCGCCCTGCTGACCAGTTTGACGGCTGATCCGCTTCCCGGTCCCAAGATTGTGGCTATTCGTTCCCTTGGTCATGTGGGGGACCGTGAGCTGGTTCCCCTCATGAAGGAAGCCCTGCACGACACGAACGATGCCGTGCGGGCCACCGCTGCAGGGGCCCTCTTGCACCTGCTGCAACTGAAGAAATAG